A window of the Bufo gargarizans isolate SCDJY-AF-19 chromosome 1, ASM1485885v1, whole genome shotgun sequence genome harbors these coding sequences:
- the RMND5A gene encoding E3 ubiquitin-protein transferase RMND5A isoform X1, whose protein sequence is MDQCVTVERELEKVLQKFGGYGQHCERSLEELIEYAGGLRREILQAAAEQDGELSGTLSLVLTQCCKRIKDTVQKLASDHKDIHSSVSRVGKAIDKNFDADISSVGIDGCWQADSQRMLNEVMVEHFFRQGMLDVAEELCQEAGLSIDPSQKEPFVELNRILEALKVRVLRPALEWAVSNREMLMAQNSSLEFKLHRLYFISLLMGGAANQREALQYAKNFQPFAVNHQKDIQVLMGSLVYLRQGIENSPYVHLLDANQWADICDIFTRDACSLLGLSVESPLSVSFSAGCVALPALINIKAVIEQRQCTGVWNQKDELPIEVDLGKKCWYHSIFACPILRQQTTDNNPPMKLVCGHIISRDALNKMFNGSKLKCPYCPMEQSPGDAKQIFF, encoded by the exons ATGGATCAGTGTGTGACGGTGGAGCGGGAGCTGGAGAAGGTGCTGCAGAAGTTCGGGGGCTATGGGCAGCACTGCGAGCGGAGCCTGGAGGAGCTGATCGAGTACGCGGGCGGGCTGAGGAGGGAGATCCTGCAGGCCGCCG CAGAACAAGATGGAGAATTATCTGGGACGTTGTCTCTGGTGTTAACGCAGTGCTGTAAGCGGATCAAGGACACGGTGCAGAAGCTGGCCTCTGACCACAAGGATATCCACAGCAGCGTGTCCCGGGTGGGGAAGGCCATCGATAAG AATTTTGATGCAGACATCAGCAGTGTGGGCATCGACGGCTGCTGGCAGGCGGACAGCCAACGGATGCTCAACGAAGTAATGGTGGAGCACTTCTTCAGGCAGGGAATGCTGGATGTGGCTGAGGAGCTGTGCCAG GAAGCTGGACTCTCCATAGACCCGAGCCAGAAAGAGCCGTTTGTGGAGCTGAACAGGATATTGGAGGCACTGAAGGTTCGGGTTCTACGACCAGCGTTAGA GTGGGCCGTGTCAAACAGGGAAATGCTGATGGCGCAGAACAGCTCATTGGAGTTCAAGCTTCACAGATTGTACTTCATTAGTTTACTGATGGGGGGCGCAGCCAACCAGAGGGAGGCGctgcagtatgccaaaaactTTCAGCCTTTTGCTGTAAATCATCAGAAAG ATATCCAGGTGCTCATGGGAAGCCTCGTGTACCTGCGGCAGGGTATAGAGAACTCTCCCTATGTTCATCTGCTGGATGCAAACCAGTGGGCAGACATCTGCGACATCTTCACCCGGGACGCCTGCTCCCTGCTGGGCCTCTCTGTAGAATCTCCTCTCAGTGTTAG CTTTTCTGCAGGTTGCGTGGCACTTCCAGCGTTAATTAACATAAAGGCAGTTATCGAACAGCGGCAGTGCACCGGAGTGTGGAATCAGAAGGACGAGTTACCG ATTGAAGTGGACCTAGGTAAAAAGTGCTGGTATCATTCAATCTTCGCCTGCCCGATCCTTCGTCAGCAAACGACAGACAATAATCCTCCCATGAAACTCGTCTGTGGTCATATAATATCAAGAGATGCATTAAATAAGATGTTTAATGGTAGCAA ATTAAAGTGCCCGTATTGCCCTATGGAGCAGAGCCCAGGAGATGCCAAACAGATCTTCTTCTGA
- the RMND5A gene encoding E3 ubiquitin-protein transferase RMND5A isoform X2 encodes MDQCVTVERELEKVLQKFGGYGQHCERSLEELIEYAGGLRREILQAAEQDGELSGTLSLVLTQCCKRIKDTVQKLASDHKDIHSSVSRVGKAIDKNFDADISSVGIDGCWQADSQRMLNEVMVEHFFRQGMLDVAEELCQEAGLSIDPSQKEPFVELNRILEALKVRVLRPALEWAVSNREMLMAQNSSLEFKLHRLYFISLLMGGAANQREALQYAKNFQPFAVNHQKDIQVLMGSLVYLRQGIENSPYVHLLDANQWADICDIFTRDACSLLGLSVESPLSVSFSAGCVALPALINIKAVIEQRQCTGVWNQKDELPIEVDLGKKCWYHSIFACPILRQQTTDNNPPMKLVCGHIISRDALNKMFNGSKLKCPYCPMEQSPGDAKQIFF; translated from the exons ATGGATCAGTGTGTGACGGTGGAGCGGGAGCTGGAGAAGGTGCTGCAGAAGTTCGGGGGCTATGGGCAGCACTGCGAGCGGAGCCTGGAGGAGCTGATCGAGTACGCGGGCGGGCTGAGGAGGGAGATCCTGCAGGCCGCCG AACAAGATGGAGAATTATCTGGGACGTTGTCTCTGGTGTTAACGCAGTGCTGTAAGCGGATCAAGGACACGGTGCAGAAGCTGGCCTCTGACCACAAGGATATCCACAGCAGCGTGTCCCGGGTGGGGAAGGCCATCGATAAG AATTTTGATGCAGACATCAGCAGTGTGGGCATCGACGGCTGCTGGCAGGCGGACAGCCAACGGATGCTCAACGAAGTAATGGTGGAGCACTTCTTCAGGCAGGGAATGCTGGATGTGGCTGAGGAGCTGTGCCAG GAAGCTGGACTCTCCATAGACCCGAGCCAGAAAGAGCCGTTTGTGGAGCTGAACAGGATATTGGAGGCACTGAAGGTTCGGGTTCTACGACCAGCGTTAGA GTGGGCCGTGTCAAACAGGGAAATGCTGATGGCGCAGAACAGCTCATTGGAGTTCAAGCTTCACAGATTGTACTTCATTAGTTTACTGATGGGGGGCGCAGCCAACCAGAGGGAGGCGctgcagtatgccaaaaactTTCAGCCTTTTGCTGTAAATCATCAGAAAG ATATCCAGGTGCTCATGGGAAGCCTCGTGTACCTGCGGCAGGGTATAGAGAACTCTCCCTATGTTCATCTGCTGGATGCAAACCAGTGGGCAGACATCTGCGACATCTTCACCCGGGACGCCTGCTCCCTGCTGGGCCTCTCTGTAGAATCTCCTCTCAGTGTTAG CTTTTCTGCAGGTTGCGTGGCACTTCCAGCGTTAATTAACATAAAGGCAGTTATCGAACAGCGGCAGTGCACCGGAGTGTGGAATCAGAAGGACGAGTTACCG ATTGAAGTGGACCTAGGTAAAAAGTGCTGGTATCATTCAATCTTCGCCTGCCCGATCCTTCGTCAGCAAACGACAGACAATAATCCTCCCATGAAACTCGTCTGTGGTCATATAATATCAAGAGATGCATTAAATAAGATGTTTAATGGTAGCAA ATTAAAGTGCCCGTATTGCCCTATGGAGCAGAGCCCAGGAGATGCCAAACAGATCTTCTTCTGA